One Aliiroseovarius sediminilitoris DNA window includes the following coding sequences:
- the pstA gene encoding phosphate ABC transporter permease PstA produces the protein MTDAAFPNGANGSAPRAPSSLLTQDARTKKRNAAEARFRAGGIMAIAVGLIFLVVLISSIILKGVGAFQQSFITLNVELQEAKLDKSGSRDIEAIKKVTTFGYNPLIDDALARAIAEIGADNPFSKGKDLRKMISSGAAADIRDHVIANPDQIGETVTFKLLASSRVDGYLKGRVTRESLARDKNLTPEHLDVIDALTDAGVVTKSFNLDFITGADASESRPEQAGIGVSMLGSFYMMLVVLACALPIGVAASIYLEEFAPQNGFTDLIEVNISNLAAVPSIVFGILGLAVFIQFAHLPQSAPLVGGLVLTLMTLPTIIISTRASLKSVPPSIREAALGVGASKMQTVFHHVLPLAMPGILTGTIIGLAQALGETAPLLLIGMVGYIASNYPDGLIEGFMAPNSAMPAQIYEWAKRADPAYYERAWGGIIILLLFLMSMNILAIILRRRFERRW, from the coding sequence ATGACCGACGCCGCTTTTCCAAACGGTGCCAACGGGTCCGCGCCGCGCGCGCCATCGTCGCTTCTGACCCAAGACGCCCGCACCAAGAAGCGCAACGCCGCCGAGGCCCGGTTTCGCGCCGGTGGCATCATGGCCATCGCGGTTGGCCTGATCTTTCTGGTGGTGCTGATCAGCTCGATCATCCTCAAAGGTGTGGGCGCGTTTCAGCAGAGTTTCATCACCCTGAATGTCGAGCTTCAGGAAGCGAAACTGGACAAGTCCGGGTCCCGTGACATCGAGGCCATCAAGAAGGTGACAACCTTCGGATATAACCCGCTGATTGATGATGCACTCGCACGCGCGATTGCCGAGATCGGGGCCGATAACCCGTTCAGCAAAGGCAAAGACCTGCGCAAGATGATCAGTTCGGGCGCAGCGGCAGACATTCGCGACCATGTCATCGCCAACCCGGATCAGATCGGTGAGACCGTGACGTTCAAGCTGCTGGCCTCGTCCCGTGTCGACGGCTATCTGAAGGGCCGCGTGACCCGTGAAAGCCTGGCCCGCGACAAGAACCTGACACCAGAACATCTTGATGTCATTGATGCGCTCACAGACGCGGGTGTGGTGACGAAATCGTTCAACCTTGACTTCATCACCGGCGCGGATGCGTCGGAAAGTCGCCCGGAACAGGCTGGAATCGGAGTCTCTATGCTGGGCAGTTTCTATATGATGCTTGTGGTGCTGGCCTGCGCTTTGCCCATCGGCGTGGCTGCGTCCATTTATCTGGAGGAATTTGCCCCGCAGAACGGGTTTACCGATCTGATCGAAGTCAATATCTCAAACCTTGCGGCGGTGCCGTCCATCGTGTTTGGCATCCTTGGTCTGGCCGTGTTCATCCAGTTCGCACATTTGCCGCAATCCGCCCCACTGGTCGGCGGGCTGGTCCTGACCCTTATGACGCTGCCAACCATCATCATTTCGACTCGCGCGTCTCTGAAATCAGTCCCACCCTCGATCCGCGAAGCCGCTTTGGGGGTAGGGGCCTCGAAAATGCAGACCGTGTTTCACCACGTGCTGCCGCTGGCCATGCCGGGCATCCTGACCGGCACCATCATCGGTTTGGCTCAGGCGCTTGGCGAAACCGCGCCGCTGCTTCTGATCGGCATGGTGGGCTACATCGCGTCGAACTATCCCGATGGTCTAATCGAAGGTTTCATGGCGCCGAACTCGGCCATGCCTGCGCAGATCTATGAATGGGCCAAGCGTGCCGATCCGGCCTATTATGAACGCGCCTGGGGCGGCATCATCATCCTGCTTCTCTTTTTGATGAGCATGAATATCCTTGCGATCATCCTGCGCCGCCGGTTTGAACGCCGCTGGTGA
- the pstC gene encoding phosphate ABC transporter permease subunit PstC — MSALWLLVIILALAVTGFFLGRRRAMASVGGDRRKLHSLPHYYGFNVAMLALVPALLVLALWVVVQPIAINASVAGLIPDGLYEDAGQLNLIMSDVNRVATGLDQLVRQTSLTEAGVASLDAASVDLRGQLAQVGVAVGADISPAILTAAQVLRSKTETGTMALTVIVLIIAAGGFLAAMRVTSGTFRARNRVEAGVKLLLIGAASLAILTTIGIVLSLIFNTISFFGMFPAGDFLFGTVWSPEGRGGSEHLGILPLLWGTLYISLVALLVAVPIGLFAAIYLAEYANRATRAFAKPMLEVLAGIPTIVYGLFALTVVGPMLVTVFGADGLGWMQGARSVMTAGLVMGIMLIPFVSSLSDDIINAVPQAMRDGSYGLGATQSETVRQVVLPAALPGIVGAVLLAASRAIGETMIVVMGAGAAARLDLNPFEAMTTVTAKIVSQLTGDSDFASPEALVAFALGMTLFILTLGLNVLALYIVRKYREQYE, encoded by the coding sequence ATGTCTGCACTTTGGCTTCTTGTGATCATACTGGCGCTGGCAGTCACCGGCTTCTTTCTTGGACGCCGACGCGCGATGGCTTCGGTCGGGGGGGATCGGCGGAAACTTCATTCCTTGCCGCATTATTATGGCTTCAATGTTGCAATGCTGGCACTGGTGCCGGCTCTTCTTGTTTTGGCACTGTGGGTTGTCGTGCAGCCCATTGCGATCAATGCCAGCGTGGCAGGCCTGATCCCCGACGGGCTTTATGAGGATGCCGGACAACTGAACCTGATCATGAGCGACGTGAACCGCGTGGCAACCGGGCTGGATCAACTGGTCCGCCAAACATCATTGACCGAGGCCGGAGTGGCCAGCCTTGACGCTGCCTCTGTTGATCTTCGCGGGCAACTGGCACAGGTCGGTGTCGCGGTTGGGGCTGATATCAGCCCCGCCATCCTGACCGCCGCGCAAGTGCTGCGCAGCAAAACTGAAACCGGCACGATGGCGTTGACAGTGATTGTCCTGATTATTGCGGCGGGCGGTTTTCTGGCCGCAATGCGCGTGACCTCGGGCACGTTCCGGGCCCGCAACCGGGTCGAGGCTGGAGTCAAGCTGTTGCTGATTGGGGCAGCATCCCTTGCCATCCTGACCACCATCGGCATTGTCCTGTCGCTGATCTTCAACACGATCAGCTTCTTTGGCATGTTTCCAGCCGGCGATTTTCTGTTCGGCACGGTCTGGAGCCCGGAGGGGCGCGGCGGATCCGAGCACTTGGGCATACTGCCGCTTCTGTGGGGCACGCTTTATATCTCGCTCGTCGCGTTACTGGTCGCAGTGCCCATCGGCCTGTTCGCGGCGATCTATCTGGCCGAATACGCCAACCGGGCCACCCGCGCCTTCGCCAAGCCTATGCTGGAGGTTCTGGCGGGCATTCCCACCATCGTCTATGGTCTGTTTGCCCTGACCGTGGTCGGACCGATGCTGGTTACTGTATTCGGTGCGGACGGGTTGGGGTGGATGCAAGGCGCGCGGTCGGTGATGACAGCAGGGCTGGTCATGGGCATCATGCTGATCCCGTTTGTCAGCTCTCTGTCCGATGACATCATCAACGCGGTGCCGCAGGCGATGCGCGATGGCTCGTACGGGCTGGGCGCGACACAATCGGAAACCGTTCGTCAGGTGGTTCTGCCGGCTGCCCTTCCGGGCATCGTGGGTGCCGTGCTGCTGGCCGCCAGCCGCGCGATTGGCGAAACCATGATTGTGGTGATGGGGGCAGGGGCTGCCGCCCGGCTGGACCTGAACCCGTTCGAAGCAATGACGACCGTCACCGCCAAGATTGTCAGCCAGTTGACCGGCGACAGCGATTTTGCCAGCCCCGAGGCGCTGGTCGCCTTCGCGCTTGGTATGACCCTGTTCATCCTGACCCTTGGTCTCAATGTCCTTGCGCTCTACATCGTGCGCAAATACCGGGAGCAATACGAATGA
- a CDS encoding substrate-binding domain-containing protein, translating into MSFAKLTASTLAIAAVSATAAAARDQVQVAGSSTVLPYASIVAEAFGENFDFPTPVIESGGSSAGLKRFCEGVGENTIDIANASRKIKASEVDACAAAGVTDIVEVRIGYDGIVFASQIDGPDFSAFEPADIYNALAEQVIVNGLLVDNPHQKWSDFNADLPDADIAAFIPGTKHGTREVFEVKVMEEGCKATGAYDAFLTIAEGDDDKAKAKAAAKMCYGVRTDGKSVDIDGDYTETLASISSNKDGIGIFGLAFYENNTDTLKVATMSGVSPSTETIATGEYPVSRPLYFYIKKAHIGVIPGLKEFAEFFVADEIAGPDGPLAEYGLVSDPELGATQAAVAAEDVLTN; encoded by the coding sequence ATGTCCTTCGCGAAACTGACCGCTTCCACCCTGGCCATCGCTGCCGTGTCTGCAACTGCTGCTGCGGCGCGTGATCAGGTTCAGGTTGCCGGGTCATCGACCGTGCTGCCCTATGCCTCGATCGTGGCGGAAGCCTTTGGTGAAAACTTTGACTTCCCGACACCGGTGATTGAATCGGGTGGATCGTCGGCAGGCCTGAAGCGTTTCTGCGAAGGTGTCGGGGAAAACACCATCGACATCGCCAACGCATCGCGCAAAATCAAAGCCTCCGAGGTCGACGCCTGCGCCGCGGCGGGCGTCACCGACATCGTTGAGGTGCGCATCGGCTATGACGGCATCGTCTTTGCCAGCCAGATCGACGGCCCTGACTTCTCGGCGTTTGAGCCTGCCGACATTTACAACGCGCTGGCTGAACAAGTGATCGTCAACGGTCTGTTGGTCGATAACCCCCATCAGAAGTGGTCGGATTTCAACGCCGACCTACCCGACGCCGACATTGCGGCTTTCATTCCCGGCACCAAGCACGGCACCCGCGAAGTTTTTGAAGTCAAGGTGATGGAAGAGGGCTGCAAGGCCACCGGCGCCTATGACGCCTTCCTGACAATCGCAGAAGGGGATGATGACAAAGCCAAGGCAAAGGCCGCAGCCAAAATGTGCTACGGCGTGCGCACTGATGGCAAATCGGTCGATATCGACGGGGATTATACCGAGACGCTGGCCTCGATTTCTTCAAACAAAGACGGTATCGGCATCTTCGGTCTGGCGTTTTACGAAAACAACACCGACACGCTGAAAGTGGCGACCATGTCAGGTGTCTCTCCGTCAACCGAGACGATTGCAACCGGTGAATACCCGGTATCGCGCCCGCTCTATTTTTATATCAAGAAGGCGCATATCGGCGTGATCCCCGGCCTGAAAGAATTTGCCGAGTTCTTTGTCGCGGATGAAATTGCTGGCCCTGATGGCCCGCTGGCAGAATATGGTCTGGTATCTGATCCTGAATTGGGTGCCACGCAAGCCGCAGTCGCCGCGGAAGACGTGCTGACCAACTAA
- a CDS encoding ATP-binding protein, with protein sequence MSSSEVLQALPIPVLVVGQDQRVTGQNGAAAHLFGADLLGRHVATAIRQPALLEAIEAVLVGAPHADARLVFSPHGRDLIYNVHVATLSSERSAILTFLDVSRQEEAGQMRSDFVANVSHELRTPLTALTGFIETLRGPARDDPAARARFLDIMEKEAGRMNRLVTDLLSLGRLEDMGWMRPTDLVELDQVILMVINALNPAAKDRNVDVRASFDTTRPVIVLGDRDQLTQVFTNLTENAIKYGHKGGTVQITVKAVAQMPAFKGPGLEVTVQDDGDGIDSKHLGRLTERFYRVDNHRSRELGGTGLGLAIVKHIVNRHRGRLRIESTPGAGSCFSVTLPVPDPT encoded by the coding sequence ATGTCGTCCAGCGAAGTTTTGCAAGCGTTGCCGATACCCGTTTTGGTGGTTGGCCAGGATCAACGGGTCACAGGCCAGAACGGTGCTGCTGCACACCTGTTCGGCGCTGATCTGCTGGGGCGCCATGTGGCGACCGCCATCCGCCAACCGGCATTGCTCGAGGCCATCGAAGCAGTGCTTGTTGGCGCGCCGCACGCCGATGCCCGTCTTGTATTCTCGCCCCATGGTCGCGATCTGATCTACAATGTGCATGTGGCGACACTTTCGTCTGAACGCAGCGCCATCCTGACATTTCTGGATGTCTCGCGGCAGGAAGAGGCCGGGCAGATGCGGTCAGATTTCGTGGCGAATGTCAGCCATGAACTGCGCACACCGTTGACCGCATTGACGGGCTTTATTGAAACTCTGCGTGGCCCGGCGCGTGATGATCCGGCCGCCCGCGCACGTTTCCTGGATATCATGGAAAAAGAAGCAGGCCGGATGAATCGGCTGGTAACGGATCTGTTGTCGCTTGGCCGGCTTGAAGACATGGGGTGGATGCGCCCCACCGATCTGGTCGAACTGGATCAGGTGATCCTGATGGTGATTAACGCACTCAACCCCGCGGCAAAGGATCGCAATGTCGATGTGCGTGCCAGTTTTGACACCACCCGCCCCGTTATCGTGTTGGGGGACCGGGATCAACTGACGCAGGTTTTCACCAATCTGACGGAAAATGCGATCAAATATGGGCACAAGGGTGGAACTGTGCAGATCACTGTCAAAGCGGTGGCGCAGATGCCCGCGTTCAAGGGGCCGGGGCTGGAGGTCACGGTGCAGGACGATGGCGACGGCATTGATTCCAAACATCTTGGCCGTTTGACTGAACGGTTTTACCGGGTCGACAACCATCGGTCACGTGAACTGGGCGGCACCGGGTTGGGGCTTGCGATCGTCAAGCACATCGTGAACCGGCATCGCGGGCGTTTGCGGATCGAAAGCACCCCCGGCGCGGGCAGTTGCTTTTCCGTTACCTTGCCGGTGCCCGATCCCACCTGA